In Massilia violaceinigra, one DNA window encodes the following:
- a CDS encoding acyl carrier protein, producing MYLEDIKTILTDVLSLGDAGKELNEQSALLGSIPELDSMAVVNLMAALEEHFGITIDDDEISASTFETLGSLNAFVKQKLA from the coding sequence ATGTATCTCGAAGACATCAAAACCATCCTCACCGACGTGCTCAGCCTGGGCGATGCCGGCAAGGAACTGAACGAACAATCCGCCCTGCTGGGCAGCATCCCCGAGCTCGACTCGATGGCGGTGGTGAACCTCATGGCCGCGCTGGAAGAGCATTTCGGCATCACCATCGACGACGATGAAATCAGCGCGAGTACCTTTGAAACGCTGGGCAGCCTGAATGCGTTCGTGAAGCAAAAACTGGCCTGA